The following are encoded in a window of Polyodon spathula isolate WHYD16114869_AA unplaced genomic scaffold, ASM1765450v1 scaffolds_1723, whole genome shotgun sequence genomic DNA:
- the LOC121310087 gene encoding RAS guanyl-releasing protein 2-like isoform X4, with amino-acid sequence MEPISLEDSATIDELVQACIDAFDEMGKLKDSTLLRMFLLMHPWYLPSTELAKKLLSKSQEEESSTGVRTRICHLVRYWISEFPAEFDLNPELADQIKGLKDSLSQEGNVRQSRLIDIESVPSYEWKRQVTQRQPCLSKKRKMSLLFDHLDSSELAEHLTYLEFKSFSKILFQDYHSFVMHGCTVDNPILERFITLFNSVSQWIQMMVLSKHTAQQRAAVIKQFIQVAQKLLQLQNFNTLMAVVGGLSHSSISRLKETHQHVTPDVKKVFDSLTELVTSCGNYSQYRRRFAECEGFRFPILGVHLKDLIAVHVALPDWADKEKTRVNLVKTQQLYTILNELAKVQVTAPRIDANNDLVNLLTVSLDQYHTEEDIYQLSLTREPRQHSKSIPNSAPNSAPKPSMIDEWASAVKPKADPEIISKHIEKMVESVFKNFDTDGDGHISQEEFAIIRNNFPYLSKFGELDQNHDGRISREEMVVYFMSASSLLNCKMGFIHTFAETTYLKPTFCEHCAGFIWGLFKQGYKCKVCGVNCHKACRFHLAVECRKRTKSISLDGPARRNSRSFSFPPPGNSPPSIQQSVIEEEIDSVEDGVFDVHL; translated from the exons atggagCCCATATCTCTAGAAGACTCTGCCACGATTGACGAGCTGGTGCAAGCCTGCATCGACGCATTTG ATGAGATGGGGAAGCTGAAAGACAGCACCTTGCTTCGCATGTTCCTTCTGATGCACCCCTGGTACCTGCCCTCCACCGAACTAGCCAAGAAGCTGCTCAGCAA ATCTCAAGAAGAGGAAAGTAGCACTGGGGTGAGGACACGGATTTGCCACCTGGTCAG GTACTGGATCTCTGAGTTTCCTGCAGAGTTTGACCTCAATCCTGAGCTGGCCGATCAGATCAAGGGACTGAAGGACTCTCTGAGTCAGGAGGGCAACGTCCGGCAGAGTCGTCTCATTGACATAGAGAGCGT CCCCTCGTACGAGTGGAAGAGACAGGTGACTCAGCGACAGCCCTGCCTCTCGAAGAAGCGCAAGATGTCCCTTCTGTTCGACCACCTGGACTCCTCCGAGCTGGCAGAGCACCTGACCTACCTGGAGTTCAAATCCTTCAGCAAGATCCTG ttcCAGGACTATCACAGCTTCGTTATGCACGGCTGCACAGTGGATAACCCCATCCTAGAGCGCTTCATCACTCTCTTCAACAGCGTCTCCCAGTGGATCCAGATGATGGTGCTGAGCAAACACACCGCCCAGCAAAGAGCCGCTGTCATCAAACAGTTCATCCAAGTGGCGCAG AAGCTGCTGCAGCTCCAGAATTTCAACACTCTGATGGCGGTGGTGGGGGGGCTCAGTCACAGCTCCATCTCCAGACTCAAGGAGACCCACCAACACGTCACCCCAGATGTGAAGAAG GTGTTCGACAGCTTGACCGAGCTGGTGACCTCGTGTGGGAACTACAGCCAGTACCGGAGGCGCTTTGCGGAGTGCGAGGGGTTCCGCTTCCCCATCCTGGGGGTCCACCTGAAGGACCTGATCGCTGTGCACGTGGCGCTGCCCGACTGGGCCGACAAGGAGAAGACCCGGGTCAACCTGGTCAAGACCCAGCAGCTGTACACCATCCTGAACGAGCTGGCCAAGGTCCAAGTCACGGCGCCGCGCATCGACGCCAACAACGACCTGGTCAACCTGCTAACG GTGTCCCTGGACCAGTATCACACAGAGGAGGACATCTATCAGCTGTCCTTAACACGAGAGCCACGGCAGCACTCCAAATCCATT CCTAACTCCGCCCCCAACTCCGCCCCCAAGCCCTCGATGATTGACGAGTGGGCGTCGGCAGTGAAGCCCAAGGCAGACCCGGAGATCATCAGCAAACACATCGAGAAGATGGTGGAG TCTGTATTTAAGAATTTCGACACGGACGGAGATGGACACATCTCCCAGGAAGAGTTCGCGATCATCAGGAATAACTTCCCTTACCTCAGCAAGTTTGGGGAACTTGATCAGAATCA TGACGGACGAATCAGCCGTGAGGAGATGGTGGTGTACTTCATGAGCGCCAGCTCCCTGCTGAACTGCAAGATGGGATTCATCCACACCTTTGCCGAGACAACCTACCTGAAACCCACCTTCTGTGAACACTGCGCTGGCTTT ATCTGGGGGCTGTTCAAGCAGGGATACAAGTGCAAAG TATGTGGGGTGAACTGCCACAAGGCCTGCCGGTTCCACCTAGCTGTGGAGTGCCGAAAACGAACCAAGAGCATCAGCCTGGATGGCCCCGCCCGCCGTAACTCCAGATCCTTCAGCTTCCCTCCCCCTGGGAACTCCCCGCCCTCCATACAGCAATCAG TGATTGAAGAGGAGATTGACTCAGTGGAGGATGGTGTGTTTGATGTCCATCTATAA
- the LOC121310087 gene encoding RAS guanyl-releasing protein 2-A-like isoform X2 has product MPYEMGKLKDSTLLRMFLLMHPWYLPSTELAKKLLSKSQEEESSTGVRTRICHLVRYWISEFPAEFDLNPELADQIKGLKDSLSQEGNVRQSRLIDIESVPSYEWKRQVTQRQPCLSKKRKMSLLFDHLDSSELAEHLTYLEFKSFSKILFQDYHSFVMHGCTVDNPILERFITLFNSVSQWIQMMVLSKHTAQQRAAVIKQFIQVAQKLLQLQNFNTLMAVVGGLSHSSISRLKETHQHVTPDVKKVFDSLTELVTSCGNYSQYRRRFAECEGFRFPILGVHLKDLIAVHVALPDWADKEKTRVNLVKTQQLYTILNELAKVQVTAPRIDANNDLVNLLTVSLDQYHTEEDIYQLSLTREPRQHSKSIPNSAPNSAPKPSMIDEWASAVKPKADPEIISKHIEKMVESVFKNFDTDGDGHISQEEFAIIRNNFPYLSKFGELDQNHDGRISREEMVVYFMSASSLLNCKMGFIHTFAETTYLKPTFCEHCAGFIWGLFKQGYKCKVCGVNCHKACRFHLAVECRKRTKSISLDGPARRNSRSFSFPPPGNSPPSIQQSGNCPSLHTAITELPCLLPLPAYSDHRTTLPPAPPCIQRSQNYLASCPSVHTAITELPCLLPLPAYSDHRTTLPPAPPCIQRSQNYPAFCPSLLSSATGFDSELQLTKSDRILSSRLQSVIIVRLLNALKRRAVS; this is encoded by the exons ATGCCAT ATGAGATGGGGAAGCTGAAAGACAGCACCTTGCTTCGCATGTTCCTTCTGATGCACCCCTGGTACCTGCCCTCCACCGAACTAGCCAAGAAGCTGCTCAGCAA ATCTCAAGAAGAGGAAAGTAGCACTGGGGTGAGGACACGGATTTGCCACCTGGTCAG GTACTGGATCTCTGAGTTTCCTGCAGAGTTTGACCTCAATCCTGAGCTGGCCGATCAGATCAAGGGACTGAAGGACTCTCTGAGTCAGGAGGGCAACGTCCGGCAGAGTCGTCTCATTGACATAGAGAGCGT CCCCTCGTACGAGTGGAAGAGACAGGTGACTCAGCGACAGCCCTGCCTCTCGAAGAAGCGCAAGATGTCCCTTCTGTTCGACCACCTGGACTCCTCCGAGCTGGCAGAGCACCTGACCTACCTGGAGTTCAAATCCTTCAGCAAGATCCTG ttcCAGGACTATCACAGCTTCGTTATGCACGGCTGCACAGTGGATAACCCCATCCTAGAGCGCTTCATCACTCTCTTCAACAGCGTCTCCCAGTGGATCCAGATGATGGTGCTGAGCAAACACACCGCCCAGCAAAGAGCCGCTGTCATCAAACAGTTCATCCAAGTGGCGCAG AAGCTGCTGCAGCTCCAGAATTTCAACACTCTGATGGCGGTGGTGGGGGGGCTCAGTCACAGCTCCATCTCCAGACTCAAGGAGACCCACCAACACGTCACCCCAGATGTGAAGAAG GTGTTCGACAGCTTGACCGAGCTGGTGACCTCGTGTGGGAACTACAGCCAGTACCGGAGGCGCTTTGCGGAGTGCGAGGGGTTCCGCTTCCCCATCCTGGGGGTCCACCTGAAGGACCTGATCGCTGTGCACGTGGCGCTGCCCGACTGGGCCGACAAGGAGAAGACCCGGGTCAACCTGGTCAAGACCCAGCAGCTGTACACCATCCTGAACGAGCTGGCCAAGGTCCAAGTCACGGCGCCGCGCATCGACGCCAACAACGACCTGGTCAACCTGCTAACG GTGTCCCTGGACCAGTATCACACAGAGGAGGACATCTATCAGCTGTCCTTAACACGAGAGCCACGGCAGCACTCCAAATCCATT CCTAACTCCGCCCCCAACTCCGCCCCCAAGCCCTCGATGATTGACGAGTGGGCGTCGGCAGTGAAGCCCAAGGCAGACCCGGAGATCATCAGCAAACACATCGAGAAGATGGTGGAG TCTGTATTTAAGAATTTCGACACGGACGGAGATGGACACATCTCCCAGGAAGAGTTCGCGATCATCAGGAATAACTTCCCTTACCTCAGCAAGTTTGGGGAACTTGATCAGAATCA TGACGGACGAATCAGCCGTGAGGAGATGGTGGTGTACTTCATGAGCGCCAGCTCCCTGCTGAACTGCAAGATGGGATTCATCCACACCTTTGCCGAGACAACCTACCTGAAACCCACCTTCTGTGAACACTGCGCTGGCTTT ATCTGGGGGCTGTTCAAGCAGGGATACAAGTGCAAAG TATGTGGGGTGAACTGCCACAAGGCCTGCCGGTTCCACCTAGCTGTGGAGTGCCGAAAACGAACCAAGAGCATCAGCCTGGATGGCCCCGCCCGCCGTAACTCCAGATCCTTCAGCTTCCCTCCCCCTGGGAACTCCCCGCCCTCCATACAGCAATCAGGTAACTGCCCCTCCCTGCATACAGCGATCACAGAACTACCCTGCCTCCTGCCCCTCCCTGCATACAGCGATCACAGAACTACCCTGCCTCCTGCCCCTCCGTGCATACAGCGATCACAGAACTACCTTGCCTCCTGCCCCTCCGTGCATACAGCGATCACAGAACTACCTTGCCTCCTGCCCCTCCCTGCATACAGCGATCACAGAACTACCCTCCCTCCTGCCCCTCCCTGCATACAGCGATCACAGAACTACCCTGCCTTCTGCCCCTCCCTGCTCTCCAGTGCTACAGGTTTTGATTCTGAACTGCAGCTAACGAAATCAGACAGGATCCTTAGCAGCCGCCTTCAGTCGGTTATAATTGTGAGATTGTTAAATGCGTTAAAGAGAAGAGCAGTCTCGTGA
- the LOC121310087 gene encoding RAS guanyl-releasing protein 2-like isoform X3, with translation MEPISLEDSATIDELVQACIDAFDEMGKLKDSTLLRMFLLMHPWYLPSTELAKKLLSKSQEEESSTGVRTRICHLVRYWISEFPAEFDLNPELADQIKGLKDSLSQEGNVRQSRLIDIESVPSYEWKRQVTQRQPCLSKKRKMSLLFDHLDSSELAEHLTYLEFKSFSKILFQDYHSFVMHGCTVDNPILERFITLFNSVSQWIQMMVLSKHTAQQRAAVIKQFIQVAQKLLQLQNFNTLMAVVGGLSHSSISRLKETHQHVTPDVKKVFDSLTELVTSCGNYSQYRRRFAECEGFRFPILGVHLKDLIAVHVALPDWADKEKTRVNLVKTQQLYTILNELAKVQVTAPRIDANNDLVNLLTVSLDQYHTEEDIYQLSLTREPRQHSKSIPNSAPNSAPKPSMIDEWASAVKPKADPEIISKHIEKMVESVFKNFDTDGDGHISQEEFAIIRNNFPYLSKFGELDQNHDGRISREEMVVYFMSASSLLNCKMGFIHTFAETTYLKPTFCEHCAGFIWGLFKQGYKCKVCGVNCHKACRFHLAVECRKRTKSISLDGPARRNSRSFSFPPPGNSPPSIQQSGIAAVDSGQSEVNIFHESNNLKRNRMSCLLLETTTPSVNCSIFGSFCCAFVIAHPGLPCLLIWFTMPRYAVPGLSGLYNA, from the exons atggagCCCATATCTCTAGAAGACTCTGCCACGATTGACGAGCTGGTGCAAGCCTGCATCGACGCATTTG ATGAGATGGGGAAGCTGAAAGACAGCACCTTGCTTCGCATGTTCCTTCTGATGCACCCCTGGTACCTGCCCTCCACCGAACTAGCCAAGAAGCTGCTCAGCAA ATCTCAAGAAGAGGAAAGTAGCACTGGGGTGAGGACACGGATTTGCCACCTGGTCAG GTACTGGATCTCTGAGTTTCCTGCAGAGTTTGACCTCAATCCTGAGCTGGCCGATCAGATCAAGGGACTGAAGGACTCTCTGAGTCAGGAGGGCAACGTCCGGCAGAGTCGTCTCATTGACATAGAGAGCGT CCCCTCGTACGAGTGGAAGAGACAGGTGACTCAGCGACAGCCCTGCCTCTCGAAGAAGCGCAAGATGTCCCTTCTGTTCGACCACCTGGACTCCTCCGAGCTGGCAGAGCACCTGACCTACCTGGAGTTCAAATCCTTCAGCAAGATCCTG ttcCAGGACTATCACAGCTTCGTTATGCACGGCTGCACAGTGGATAACCCCATCCTAGAGCGCTTCATCACTCTCTTCAACAGCGTCTCCCAGTGGATCCAGATGATGGTGCTGAGCAAACACACCGCCCAGCAAAGAGCCGCTGTCATCAAACAGTTCATCCAAGTGGCGCAG AAGCTGCTGCAGCTCCAGAATTTCAACACTCTGATGGCGGTGGTGGGGGGGCTCAGTCACAGCTCCATCTCCAGACTCAAGGAGACCCACCAACACGTCACCCCAGATGTGAAGAAG GTGTTCGACAGCTTGACCGAGCTGGTGACCTCGTGTGGGAACTACAGCCAGTACCGGAGGCGCTTTGCGGAGTGCGAGGGGTTCCGCTTCCCCATCCTGGGGGTCCACCTGAAGGACCTGATCGCTGTGCACGTGGCGCTGCCCGACTGGGCCGACAAGGAGAAGACCCGGGTCAACCTGGTCAAGACCCAGCAGCTGTACACCATCCTGAACGAGCTGGCCAAGGTCCAAGTCACGGCGCCGCGCATCGACGCCAACAACGACCTGGTCAACCTGCTAACG GTGTCCCTGGACCAGTATCACACAGAGGAGGACATCTATCAGCTGTCCTTAACACGAGAGCCACGGCAGCACTCCAAATCCATT CCTAACTCCGCCCCCAACTCCGCCCCCAAGCCCTCGATGATTGACGAGTGGGCGTCGGCAGTGAAGCCCAAGGCAGACCCGGAGATCATCAGCAAACACATCGAGAAGATGGTGGAG TCTGTATTTAAGAATTTCGACACGGACGGAGATGGACACATCTCCCAGGAAGAGTTCGCGATCATCAGGAATAACTTCCCTTACCTCAGCAAGTTTGGGGAACTTGATCAGAATCA TGACGGACGAATCAGCCGTGAGGAGATGGTGGTGTACTTCATGAGCGCCAGCTCCCTGCTGAACTGCAAGATGGGATTCATCCACACCTTTGCCGAGACAACCTACCTGAAACCCACCTTCTGTGAACACTGCGCTGGCTTT ATCTGGGGGCTGTTCAAGCAGGGATACAAGTGCAAAG TATGTGGGGTGAACTGCCACAAGGCCTGCCGGTTCCACCTAGCTGTGGAGTGCCGAAAACGAACCAAGAGCATCAGCCTGGATGGCCCCGCCCGCCGTAACTCCAGATCCTTCAGCTTCCCTCCCCCTGGGAACTCCCCGCCCTCCATACAGCAATCAG GCATAGCTGCTGTGGACTCTGGGCAGAGCGAGGTCAACATTTTCCACGAAtctaacaatttaaaaagaaatcgcATGTCCTGTCTGTTGTTGGAGACTACCACCCCTTCAGTTAACTGCAgtatttttggcagtttttgctGTGCATTTGTCATCGCTCACCCTGGCCTGCCATGCCTATTAATCTGGTTTACCATGCCTCGCTATGCTGTACCAGgactctctgggctttacaatgcttag
- the LOC121310087 gene encoding RAS guanyl-releasing protein 2-A-like isoform X1, with translation MEPISLEDSATIDELVQACIDAFDEMGKLKDSTLLRMFLLMHPWYLPSTELAKKLLSKSQEEESSTGVRTRICHLVRYWISEFPAEFDLNPELADQIKGLKDSLSQEGNVRQSRLIDIESVPSYEWKRQVTQRQPCLSKKRKMSLLFDHLDSSELAEHLTYLEFKSFSKILFQDYHSFVMHGCTVDNPILERFITLFNSVSQWIQMMVLSKHTAQQRAAVIKQFIQVAQKLLQLQNFNTLMAVVGGLSHSSISRLKETHQHVTPDVKKVFDSLTELVTSCGNYSQYRRRFAECEGFRFPILGVHLKDLIAVHVALPDWADKEKTRVNLVKTQQLYTILNELAKVQVTAPRIDANNDLVNLLTVSLDQYHTEEDIYQLSLTREPRQHSKSIPNSAPNSAPKPSMIDEWASAVKPKADPEIISKHIEKMVESVFKNFDTDGDGHISQEEFAIIRNNFPYLSKFGELDQNHDGRISREEMVVYFMSASSLLNCKMGFIHTFAETTYLKPTFCEHCAGFIWGLFKQGYKCKVCGVNCHKACRFHLAVECRKRTKSISLDGPARRNSRSFSFPPPGNSPPSIQQSGNCPSLHTAITELPCLLPLPAYSDHRTTLPPAPPCIQRSQNYLASCPSVHTAITELPCLLPLPAYSDHRTTLPPAPPCIQRSQNYPAFCPSLLSSATGFDSELQLTKSDRILSSRLQSVIIVRLLNALKRRAVS, from the exons atggagCCCATATCTCTAGAAGACTCTGCCACGATTGACGAGCTGGTGCAAGCCTGCATCGACGCATTTG ATGAGATGGGGAAGCTGAAAGACAGCACCTTGCTTCGCATGTTCCTTCTGATGCACCCCTGGTACCTGCCCTCCACCGAACTAGCCAAGAAGCTGCTCAGCAA ATCTCAAGAAGAGGAAAGTAGCACTGGGGTGAGGACACGGATTTGCCACCTGGTCAG GTACTGGATCTCTGAGTTTCCTGCAGAGTTTGACCTCAATCCTGAGCTGGCCGATCAGATCAAGGGACTGAAGGACTCTCTGAGTCAGGAGGGCAACGTCCGGCAGAGTCGTCTCATTGACATAGAGAGCGT CCCCTCGTACGAGTGGAAGAGACAGGTGACTCAGCGACAGCCCTGCCTCTCGAAGAAGCGCAAGATGTCCCTTCTGTTCGACCACCTGGACTCCTCCGAGCTGGCAGAGCACCTGACCTACCTGGAGTTCAAATCCTTCAGCAAGATCCTG ttcCAGGACTATCACAGCTTCGTTATGCACGGCTGCACAGTGGATAACCCCATCCTAGAGCGCTTCATCACTCTCTTCAACAGCGTCTCCCAGTGGATCCAGATGATGGTGCTGAGCAAACACACCGCCCAGCAAAGAGCCGCTGTCATCAAACAGTTCATCCAAGTGGCGCAG AAGCTGCTGCAGCTCCAGAATTTCAACACTCTGATGGCGGTGGTGGGGGGGCTCAGTCACAGCTCCATCTCCAGACTCAAGGAGACCCACCAACACGTCACCCCAGATGTGAAGAAG GTGTTCGACAGCTTGACCGAGCTGGTGACCTCGTGTGGGAACTACAGCCAGTACCGGAGGCGCTTTGCGGAGTGCGAGGGGTTCCGCTTCCCCATCCTGGGGGTCCACCTGAAGGACCTGATCGCTGTGCACGTGGCGCTGCCCGACTGGGCCGACAAGGAGAAGACCCGGGTCAACCTGGTCAAGACCCAGCAGCTGTACACCATCCTGAACGAGCTGGCCAAGGTCCAAGTCACGGCGCCGCGCATCGACGCCAACAACGACCTGGTCAACCTGCTAACG GTGTCCCTGGACCAGTATCACACAGAGGAGGACATCTATCAGCTGTCCTTAACACGAGAGCCACGGCAGCACTCCAAATCCATT CCTAACTCCGCCCCCAACTCCGCCCCCAAGCCCTCGATGATTGACGAGTGGGCGTCGGCAGTGAAGCCCAAGGCAGACCCGGAGATCATCAGCAAACACATCGAGAAGATGGTGGAG TCTGTATTTAAGAATTTCGACACGGACGGAGATGGACACATCTCCCAGGAAGAGTTCGCGATCATCAGGAATAACTTCCCTTACCTCAGCAAGTTTGGGGAACTTGATCAGAATCA TGACGGACGAATCAGCCGTGAGGAGATGGTGGTGTACTTCATGAGCGCCAGCTCCCTGCTGAACTGCAAGATGGGATTCATCCACACCTTTGCCGAGACAACCTACCTGAAACCCACCTTCTGTGAACACTGCGCTGGCTTT ATCTGGGGGCTGTTCAAGCAGGGATACAAGTGCAAAG TATGTGGGGTGAACTGCCACAAGGCCTGCCGGTTCCACCTAGCTGTGGAGTGCCGAAAACGAACCAAGAGCATCAGCCTGGATGGCCCCGCCCGCCGTAACTCCAGATCCTTCAGCTTCCCTCCCCCTGGGAACTCCCCGCCCTCCATACAGCAATCAGGTAACTGCCCCTCCCTGCATACAGCGATCACAGAACTACCCTGCCTCCTGCCCCTCCCTGCATACAGCGATCACAGAACTACCCTGCCTCCTGCCCCTCCGTGCATACAGCGATCACAGAACTACCTTGCCTCCTGCCCCTCCGTGCATACAGCGATCACAGAACTACCTTGCCTCCTGCCCCTCCCTGCATACAGCGATCACAGAACTACCCTCCCTCCTGCCCCTCCCTGCATACAGCGATCACAGAACTACCCTGCCTTCTGCCCCTCCCTGCTCTCCAGTGCTACAGGTTTTGATTCTGAACTGCAGCTAACGAAATCAGACAGGATCCTTAGCAGCCGCCTTCAGTCGGTTATAATTGTGAGATTGTTAAATGCGTTAAAGAGAAGAGCAGTCTCGTGA